One window of the Candidatus Thermoplasmatota archaeon genome contains the following:
- a CDS encoding SDR family NAD(P)-dependent oxidoreductase, producing the protein MDFKGKVVLISGATGGMGGEIARQLSKEGCNLALFARREERLKKLSEEISIDKTECIYKKCDIKNKKDVEEAVKFTHKKFGRIDVALLTAGVLTPNPIETLDSTIIKDSMEINFLGNVYFIESLFPIMKHQKSGIIAAVSTLPDRRGVAGWGAYGASKAALSWFMESLRAEAKKKYNINIVTIKPGSVETPMLENYYRPGSISAEKAAEIIIKGIKRGKKIIQFPVLTTMLVRIQNMLPVFVHDRIPIDVQKGDGYPVVEENRDEIFKK; encoded by the coding sequence ATGGATTTCAAAGGGAAAGTCGTCTTGATATCAGGAGCCACAGGTGGCATGGGTGGAGAAATAGCAAGACAGTTATCTAAAGAAGGATGTAATCTTGCACTTTTCGCTAGAAGAGAAGAAAGACTTAAAAAATTATCTGAAGAAATAAGCATCGATAAAACTGAATGTATTTACAAAAAATGTGATATAAAAAACAAAAAAGATGTGGAAGAAGCTGTTAAGTTTACTCATAAAAAATTTGGCAGAATAGATGTTGCCCTATTAACTGCAGGTGTTTTGACACCCAATCCTATCGAAACCCTGGATAGCACCATAATTAAGGATTCTATGGAGATCAATTTTTTAGGTAATGTTTACTTTATAGAATCCCTATTTCCTATCATGAAACACCAAAAATCAGGTATCATTGCAGCTGTATCTACTTTACCAGATAGAAGAGGAGTAGCAGGTTGGGGTGCATATGGTGCTAGCAAGGCAGCACTGAGTTGGTTTATGGAGAGTTTAAGGGCTGAGGCTAAGAAAAAATATAATATAAACATTGTAACAATAAAGCCAGGTTCTGTTGAAACCCCAATGCTAGAAAATTATTATAGACCAGGTTCTATATCAGCAGAAAAAGCAGCAGAGATAATTATAAAAGGTATCAAAAGAGGAAAGAAAATAATCCAGTTTCCAGTTTTAACAACTATGTTAGTTAGAATCCAAAATATGCTTCCTGTATTCGTCCATGATAGAATTCCTATAGATGTACAGAAGGGCGACGGTTATCCTGTTGTTGAGGAGAACAGAGACGAAATTTTTAAAAAATAA